The Serratia rhizosphaerae genome has a segment encoding these proteins:
- a CDS encoding non-ribosomal peptide synthetase, protein MKILNILVNHTVESLRSHIVRYLLDAGHFVYLIGLSDAERTHWTGSQHNLFCYSDVGDQRIDYELCLEESASVRGPIVRLAVFADRQNVLFQIHAEEGGNIRALAQRELPWREARRALSQTVLGELFIDGAVMLSREAKDLDIALPEGPNRVTDWLVAQQRVQQEQRALENDEPRYGCFNLRDEVSAVNDAAVVQRTIDGVAQPQQALLLAFQLQFLLNARRPGLYVLQLQDRQRSSKVLRLLNGTETYAELSPWLVRVLQGDSANPFYESHHDGRFVSVVGVDVIMDEGDVDTAAAPIRIVWNSTRCTLSLQFYGENPFFDVVAANIDEFMAALATFMRNEGDIDALTGVSENSYQRYYAKINATQCEYPRQTIVGMFEQQARALNDHPAVITKNETLSYRMLQQQASRLADYLQRQYGVAAGDKIALMMPREAELAVCLMAVLKLGCAYIPIDKNAPVVRTYSILADAQPALIIGAHAQSAGSLPQGLSYLDWREYAASPFAGADGCNEFPSQAEASALAYIIYTSGTTGKPKGVAVEHRSFVNIASDISRRMSVTHQDRFLAITTLAFDISTLEIFMPLMFGATVVLTDQKTLLANNDLPHFIASHSVSLMQGTPSFWHQVAQQYAETTLPVRALCGGEAVPHAVARWLSENTERAWNVYGPTETTVWSTADELLPGVDSVTIGRPLANTQCFILDERRRLLPPGVIGEMYISGLGVARGYYGNARQTQASFLPNICSSTPSAWFGRIMYKTGDRVRCLPDGRFEYLSRWDNQIKLRGHRIELGEIESVLRTYPGMQQVVVNLQPAKEEQQASLVAYYQAKSPVARQQLQDYLVTLLPDYMLPSAYMYLPEIPLNMNGKVDRKALPQVQAQDKAHYVAPGNEFQRCLCKLFQDVLGSESGRIGITDDFFALGGNSLSAIRLVNRINGTLQCDLKVKDIFERKNVARLTPLVAAGRGSFLYQDYQIAQCDETHLYHPFPLNNVQQSYYLGRMKSFDLSEVSTHIYNEFVFDHIDHDKLERAYNQLIARHPALRTVFEEGEQRFLSAAAHYKIGYHPLKNEDELLALRAEYSHKVYKPDCYPLFDIFLSEYQGKYLLHVSFDAIIIDMTSFEILFGEWIALYHDENLALPPLDISYRDYQLQYERLRGSALFERAQQYWLQKIDDYTLEAGLPLAAHPARIDKPSFRRLSATIPMSSWQKIVDKCQRFNISPTALILELYSRTLCYWSGQESLCLNLTLFNRLPLHSQVEQIIGDFTVLSLFNYQRQNGVAMSEQLSAIHRTLLNDVDNNLFDGIDVQRLLKQRRNLPANTVIAPVVLTSVLGMNNKASMFELPLNEGYRGVQYAISQTSQVWLDHKAYENDEGFVAEWDYVEQLFDEKTIKAMHEGYCSLIRWVAEHDWETMSFPQPELPAEHAEAVMRWNATQSTVSEQTLHGLFLSSLETPQTAERIAVIETEGERHFTYARLEQDSNTLGRALLRHTKGEKGRITAILLEKGYAQAVSTLGIMRSGGAYLPLHIEWPWERIRDILQQARCDILLLSAQQRHDLAHELSALPSDITILVFDEIVAPAQERASTEVAWPIVRADDLAYIIFTSGSTGKAKGVAIDHQGAVNTILAVNQRWSVGREDRILALSELSFDLSVYDLFGLLAVGGGVVIPSQRETKAPQAWVAALRLHDVTLWNSVPQLAGLLVDEVEPATQALTRLRLFLLSGDWLPLNLPHRLKTQSPDGKMVSLGGATEGSIWSIWHEIDRVDARWKSIPYGVAMPNQQMWVLDEWGSACPFGVTGEIHIGGLGVAQGYWQAETLTRERFIYHPTYGRLYKTGDLGRWSAEGYIEFLGRRDAQVKLNGYRVELEDIENNLSQLPGIRQTIVRLSEGDLMAYVVPEAQQPVPLYFANRDAFVLSLPALRQDLQPSRAIPYPLDETVYRARKSTRQFTAEALSAETISSLYEALPGWLTQQMAKEGSALPPASLAGLLAVCAAFRSPQRALPKYRYPSASSLYAVQVYLGLPAAMGEYAAGYYYYHPLEQHLYQAEASGEHTGPYLDLVVRWETITALYAERAFALAQIEVGHMLALLTEHLQSLGVAYYVKPADAVSPDEGALACRIHLGVCAVTSPPQVSVDFSVMEHEGGTYVARASGRHYCLGETSVLAESSDVYGVLQSSQVLLQVHGAKNACHYQASGWMMQRFGALAAQRRIGGCILGVTPAEDTLCSMAIGYARAEDEPAFDVPALTVSMTQAIRRHLARRLPDYMLPQHVTLIPEIPLSNNGKVDTSRLPKVVKHSECLTPRSDDEIRMRRLWAELLDKREERIGCDQSFFTQGGNSLLAMRLVRKINLATGTEMRLEDLYNNNTIQEMAAWVAGQPCGNGREEGAL, encoded by the coding sequence ATGAAGATTCTGAACATTCTTGTCAACCATACCGTAGAATCGTTGCGCAGCCATATTGTCCGTTACTTGCTGGATGCCGGCCACTTTGTCTACTTAATCGGTCTGAGCGACGCTGAGCGAACGCACTGGACAGGTTCACAGCACAACCTCTTTTGCTATTCCGACGTTGGCGATCAGCGTATCGACTATGAGCTCTGTCTCGAAGAAAGCGCCTCGGTGAGGGGCCCCATCGTCCGGTTAGCCGTTTTCGCCGATCGACAAAATGTGTTGTTCCAGATTCATGCTGAAGAAGGCGGGAATATCAGGGCGTTAGCTCAGCGTGAGCTGCCGTGGCGGGAAGCCCGCCGAGCGTTGTCGCAGACGGTGTTGGGCGAGTTGTTCATCGATGGCGCGGTCATGCTCAGCCGTGAGGCGAAAGATCTGGATATTGCTCTGCCCGAAGGGCCAAACCGAGTTACGGATTGGCTGGTTGCCCAGCAGAGGGTACAGCAAGAGCAGCGAGCGCTGGAAAACGATGAACCGCGTTATGGCTGCTTCAACCTGAGGGATGAAGTGTCTGCCGTTAACGATGCTGCAGTGGTTCAACGGACCATCGATGGCGTTGCGCAGCCGCAACAGGCTTTGCTGTTGGCTTTCCAGTTGCAGTTTCTGCTCAACGCACGGCGGCCTGGGCTTTATGTACTGCAATTGCAAGATAGGCAACGCAGCAGCAAAGTATTACGGTTACTCAACGGAACGGAAACATACGCCGAGCTCTCTCCTTGGTTAGTGCGGGTACTGCAGGGGGACTCGGCGAACCCATTCTACGAATCCCATCATGACGGCCGTTTTGTATCTGTGGTTGGCGTGGATGTCATCATGGATGAGGGGGATGTCGACACGGCAGCGGCCCCGATCAGGATCGTATGGAACAGCACGCGCTGTACGCTCAGTTTGCAATTTTACGGCGAAAACCCATTTTTCGACGTTGTAGCCGCAAATATCGATGAGTTTATGGCGGCGCTCGCCACATTCATGCGTAATGAAGGGGATATAGATGCGTTGACCGGCGTGTCTGAAAATAGCTACCAACGTTATTATGCGAAAATTAATGCCACGCAATGTGAATATCCGAGACAGACTATCGTCGGGATGTTTGAACAACAGGCACGGGCGCTTAACGATCACCCTGCAGTGATAACGAAAAATGAAACGCTCAGTTATCGAATGCTGCAGCAACAGGCCAGTCGCCTGGCCGACTATCTGCAACGGCAATATGGGGTAGCGGCAGGCGACAAAATTGCCTTGATGATGCCGCGTGAGGCGGAGTTGGCAGTATGCCTGATGGCCGTGCTTAAGCTGGGGTGCGCCTATATTCCGATCGACAAAAATGCGCCCGTAGTGAGGACCTATTCTATTTTGGCCGATGCCCAGCCGGCGTTAATCATCGGTGCGCATGCTCAGTCAGCCGGCAGCCTGCCGCAAGGGCTGAGTTATTTGGATTGGCGTGAATATGCCGCTTCTCCTTTCGCTGGGGCCGACGGTTGCAACGAATTCCCCTCCCAGGCTGAGGCTTCAGCATTGGCCTATATTATTTACACCTCGGGAACGACAGGTAAGCCTAAAGGGGTTGCCGTAGAACATCGCAGCTTTGTGAATATCGCCAGCGATATTTCTCGACGCATGTCTGTGACGCATCAGGATCGTTTTCTGGCGATCACTACGTTGGCATTTGATATTTCAACTCTGGAAATATTTATGCCGCTCATGTTTGGCGCCACGGTGGTATTAACCGACCAGAAGACGTTGTTGGCGAATAATGACTTGCCGCACTTTATCGCGAGTCATTCCGTGAGCCTGATGCAGGGGACGCCTTCTTTTTGGCATCAGGTCGCGCAGCAATATGCCGAGACAACGCTACCCGTTCGGGCATTGTGCGGTGGGGAAGCGGTGCCGCATGCGGTGGCGCGTTGGTTGTCAGAAAACACCGAGCGTGCGTGGAATGTGTATGGGCCAACCGAAACGACGGTTTGGTCTACCGCGGATGAACTGTTGCCTGGGGTTGATAGCGTCACCATTGGGCGCCCGCTAGCGAATACCCAGTGCTTTATCTTGGACGAACGGCGGCGTTTACTTCCTCCCGGCGTGATCGGGGAAATGTATATTTCGGGGTTGGGCGTTGCGCGCGGTTACTACGGCAATGCACGTCAGACGCAAGCAAGCTTTTTGCCGAACATATGTTCCAGCACGCCGTCAGCCTGGTTCGGTCGCATCATGTACAAGACGGGCGATCGCGTGCGTTGTTTGCCCGACGGCAGATTTGAATACCTCAGCCGATGGGATAACCAGATAAAATTGCGGGGACATCGGATCGAACTGGGTGAAATAGAGTCGGTTTTGCGAACCTACCCCGGGATGCAGCAGGTTGTTGTAAATTTACAGCCGGCCAAGGAAGAACAACAGGCGTCCCTGGTTGCCTATTATCAGGCCAAATCGCCGGTGGCACGCCAGCAACTGCAGGATTATCTGGTGACGCTGCTTCCGGACTACATGCTCCCCAGCGCTTATATGTACCTGCCTGAGATCCCCTTGAATATGAATGGCAAAGTGGATCGTAAAGCCTTGCCGCAGGTACAAGCGCAAGATAAAGCGCATTACGTAGCGCCGGGAAACGAGTTCCAGCGATGCCTGTGCAAGCTATTCCAGGATGTATTGGGGAGCGAAAGCGGACGAATCGGCATTACCGACGACTTTTTTGCTTTGGGAGGCAACAGCCTGTCGGCCATTCGCTTGGTAAATCGCATAAACGGTACGCTTCAGTGCGATCTGAAAGTTAAAGATATTTTCGAAAGAAAAAATGTGGCCAGGTTAACGCCATTGGTGGCCGCCGGGCGCGGCAGTTTTCTTTACCAAGACTACCAGATTGCACAATGTGATGAGACCCATCTGTACCATCCTTTCCCGCTGAATAATGTTCAGCAATCTTATTATCTGGGACGAATGAAAAGTTTCGATCTCAGCGAGGTCTCTACCCATATTTATAATGAATTTGTTTTCGACCATATTGATCACGACAAATTGGAGCGTGCCTATAATCAACTTATTGCACGCCATCCTGCGTTGCGCACCGTATTTGAAGAGGGAGAACAGCGATTTTTAAGTGCGGCAGCGCATTACAAAATAGGCTACCACCCCCTGAAAAATGAAGACGAGCTATTGGCTTTGCGCGCCGAGTACTCGCACAAGGTTTACAAACCAGATTGTTATCCGCTATTCGATATTTTCCTGAGCGAGTATCAAGGGAAATACCTTCTGCATGTCAGCTTTGATGCCATTATCATTGATATGACCAGTTTTGAAATATTATTCGGCGAGTGGATTGCGTTATATCACGACGAAAATCTGGCGCTGCCGCCGCTGGACATCAGCTACCGCGATTATCAGCTGCAGTACGAGCGCCTGCGCGGCAGCGCATTATTTGAGCGGGCGCAGCAATATTGGCTGCAGAAAATCGATGATTATACGCTGGAGGCCGGATTGCCGCTGGCCGCGCATCCCGCCAGGATCGATAAGCCGAGCTTCCGGCGTTTGTCTGCGACGATACCTATGTCGAGCTGGCAAAAGATCGTCGACAAATGCCAGCGCTTCAATATTAGTCCGACCGCTCTGATCCTTGAGCTCTACAGCAGAACGTTATGTTATTGGTCTGGTCAAGAGAGCCTTTGCCTTAATTTAACGCTGTTCAACCGTTTGCCGTTACATTCTCAGGTCGAGCAAATTATTGGCGATTTTACCGTTTTAAGCCTGTTCAATTACCAACGTCAAAATGGCGTTGCGATGAGCGAGCAGCTATCGGCTATCCACCGCACCTTGCTTAATGACGTCGATAATAATTTATTTGACGGCATTGACGTACAGCGTTTGTTGAAACAGCGGCGGAATCTGCCCGCCAATACGGTTATCGCGCCGGTGGTGCTGACCAGCGTGCTTGGCATGAACAATAAAGCGAGCATGTTTGAATTGCCGCTTAATGAAGGATATCGCGGCGTTCAATACGCAATCTCCCAAACGTCTCAGGTGTGGCTCGACCATAAAGCCTACGAAAACGATGAAGGGTTCGTTGCCGAGTGGGATTATGTCGAACAATTGTTTGATGAGAAAACCATCAAGGCCATGCACGAAGGCTATTGTTCTCTGATTCGATGGGTGGCAGAACACGATTGGGAAACCATGTCATTCCCGCAGCCTGAACTGCCGGCGGAACATGCGGAAGCGGTCATGCGCTGGAATGCCACGCAAAGTACGGTGTCGGAGCAAACGCTGCACGGGTTGTTCCTTTCCAGTCTGGAAACGCCGCAAACGGCCGAGCGCATTGCGGTGATCGAAACCGAAGGCGAACGCCACTTTACCTACGCCAGGCTGGAACAGGACAGCAACACGCTGGGGCGTGCGCTATTGCGGCATACCAAGGGCGAAAAGGGACGTATTACCGCTATTCTGCTGGAGAAAGGGTATGCGCAGGCCGTCTCAACCCTTGGGATAATGAGAAGCGGCGGCGCTTATTTGCCGTTGCACATCGAATGGCCATGGGAGCGCATACGCGACATTCTGCAGCAAGCCCGGTGCGATATCTTGCTGCTCTCTGCTCAGCAACGTCATGACCTGGCACATGAGCTGTCGGCGTTGCCTTCGGATATCACGATTTTAGTGTTCGACGAGATAGTGGCGCCGGCGCAGGAACGTGCGTCGACGGAGGTTGCCTGGCCGATCGTCAGGGCTGACGATCTGGCCTACATTATTTTTACCTCTGGCTCTACCGGTAAAGCGAAAGGGGTAGCGATCGATCACCAGGGGGCGGTCAATACCATCCTGGCTGTTAACCAACGTTGGTCGGTCGGCCGGGAAGACCGGATACTGGCGCTGTCCGAGCTGAGCTTTGATCTGTCCGTTTACGATCTGTTTGGTTTGTTGGCTGTGGGGGGCGGTGTGGTGATCCCTTCCCAGCGTGAGACCAAAGCGCCGCAAGCTTGGGTGGCCGCGCTGCGCCTACATGACGTGACCCTCTGGAACTCGGTGCCGCAATTAGCTGGCCTGCTGGTTGACGAAGTCGAACCTGCGACGCAGGCGCTAACCCGGTTACGGCTGTTCCTGTTGAGCGGCGATTGGTTGCCGCTCAATTTGCCTCATCGCCTGAAAACCCAATCACCAGACGGCAAGATGGTGAGCCTGGGGGGCGCGACGGAGGGCAGCATCTGGTCCATTTGGCATGAAATCGATCGGGTAGACGCGAGGTGGAAAAGCATTCCTTATGGCGTCGCCATGCCGAATCAACAGATGTGGGTGCTGGATGAGTGGGGGAGTGCTTGTCCTTTCGGCGTAACCGGAGAAATACATATCGGTGGGCTCGGCGTTGCTCAGGGATATTGGCAGGCTGAAACGCTGACTCGAGAACGCTTCATTTATCATCCAACCTATGGACGCCTGTACAAAACTGGCGATCTGGGCCGCTGGTCGGCGGAAGGCTATATCGAGTTCCTCGGCCGAAGAGATGCCCAGGTCAAGCTTAACGGTTATCGCGTGGAACTGGAGGATATCGAGAATAACTTGAGCCAATTACCTGGGATCCGGCAGACGATCGTGCGGCTCAGCGAGGGTGACCTCATGGCTTACGTTGTTCCCGAAGCGCAACAGCCGGTGCCGCTCTATTTTGCTAACCGCGACGCATTCGTGCTTTCTCTGCCGGCGTTACGTCAAGATCTGCAACCTTCGCGAGCGATACCCTATCCGCTGGATGAAACGGTTTACCGTGCCCGCAAGAGCACTCGCCAGTTTACCGCGGAGGCGTTATCCGCCGAAACCATCAGCAGTCTGTACGAAGCGCTGCCGGGGTGGTTGACGCAACAGATGGCGAAAGAGGGAAGCGCGCTGCCGCCTGCGTCTTTGGCCGGGCTGTTGGCCGTATGCGCCGCTTTCCGTTCGCCGCAGCGCGCGTTGCCAAAATATCGCTATCCTTCGGCCAGCAGCCTCTATGCGGTGCAAGTGTATCTCGGGCTCCCGGCGGCGATGGGAGAATATGCCGCGGGTTATTACTACTACCATCCGCTGGAACAGCATTTGTACCAGGCAGAAGCGTCGGGAGAACACACCGGGCCTTATCTGGACTTGGTGGTTCGGTGGGAAACCATCACCGCGTTATATGCCGAGCGCGCATTCGCTTTGGCGCAGATAGAAGTCGGCCACATGTTGGCCTTGCTGACTGAGCATCTCCAGTCTTTGGGCGTCGCTTATTACGTCAAGCCCGCTGACGCCGTTTCACCTGACGAGGGTGCATTAGCGTGTCGGATCCACCTCGGCGTTTGCGCCGTCACTTCACCACCGCAAGTCAGCGTCGATTTCAGCGTGATGGAACACGAGGGGGGCACCTATGTCGCTCGCGCGTCAGGGCGACACTATTGCCTCGGTGAGACCTCCGTGCTGGCCGAATCATCAGACGTGTACGGGGTGTTGCAGTCGTCTCAGGTGTTGTTGCAGGTCCATGGTGCTAAGAACGCGTGCCATTATCAGGCCAGCGGCTGGATGATGCAGCGATTTGGTGCGCTCGCCGCCCAGAGGCGAATTGGCGGCTGCATTCTTGGCGTCACGCCGGCCGAGGACACGTTGTGCAGCATGGCGATAGGGTATGCGCGGGCCGAGGATGAACCGGCCTTTGATGTTCCTGCGCTCACTGTCTCGATGACCCAGGCGATCAGACGGCATTTGGCGCGTCGTTTGCCGGACTATATGTTGCCGCAGCACGTTACTTTGATCCCGGAAATCCCCTTGTCTAACAACGGTAAGGTCGATACATCACGCTTGCCGAAAGTCGTCAAGCACAGCGAATGTCTGACTCCGCGCAGCGATGATGAGATACGGATGCGCCGACTTTGGGCGGAGCTTCTGGACAAGCGTGAAGAGCGAATCGGTTGTGACCAAAGCTTCTTCACTCAAGGGGGGAATTCGCTTCTGGCTATGCGACTGGTACGCAAGATCAACCTCGCGACGGGAACCGAGATGCGTCTGGAAGACCTCTACAACAACAATACGATTCAGGAAATGGCGGCGTGGGTCGCTGGGCAACCTTGTGGCAACGGCAGAGAAGAAGGGGCGCTGTAA